One segment of Leptospirillum ferrooxidans C2-3 DNA contains the following:
- a CDS encoding CDGSH iron-sulfur domain-containing protein → MGEIKINCMKNGPFEVLGKPVITDGNGKVVSTPEQEAYYLCRCGGSKNKPFCDGTHSRIHFLSE, encoded by the coding sequence ATGGGCGAGATCAAAATCAACTGCATGAAAAATGGTCCTTTTGAGGTTTTGGGGAAACCTGTCATCACAGATGGAAACGGCAAGGTTGTCAGCACCCCCGAGCAGGAAGCCTATTATCTCTGCCGTTGCGGAGGATCCAAAAACAAGCCGTTTTGCGACGGAACACATTCGCGGATTCATTTTCTTTCGGAATGA
- a CDS encoding DUF488 domain-containing protein produces the protein MKKTIGLGRVHDFHSKEAGIYAILVDRLWPRGIRKENLPIDLWGKDWAPSPGLRQLFHDGKIDFSQFRQSYSEELQDKKQEIKEFLSKLVLPKILLLFASRNLGENNAVVLKEVIEGWLSDDQAKHQKIIEDRRN, from the coding sequence ATGAAAAAAACGATCGGACTTGGGCGAGTCCATGATTTTCACTCAAAGGAGGCGGGAATTTATGCGATATTGGTCGACAGGCTTTGGCCAAGAGGCATCAGAAAGGAAAATCTCCCGATAGATCTTTGGGGCAAGGACTGGGCACCCTCTCCGGGGCTTCGGCAACTCTTTCACGACGGCAAGATTGATTTCTCACAATTCCGCCAGTCCTACAGCGAAGAGCTTCAGGACAAGAAACAGGAAATAAAGGAATTCCTCTCAAAGCTTGTTCTCCCAAAGATCCTGTTGCTGTTTGCATCGAGGAATCTTGGGGAGAATAATGCCGTTGTGTTAAAAGAGGTCATTGAAGGTTGGCTATCGGACGATCAGGCCAAGCATCAGAAGATCATTGAAGACAGGAGAAACTGA
- a CDS encoding NADH:flavin oxidoreductase/NADH oxidase — MSELFHPVSLASITFPHRIFLSPMCQYQAKEGYVTPWHFVHLGARAQGGAALVMLEASSVSPEGRLSMGDMGIWEDSQGKALVPLVDLVHSLGAKIGIQLAHGGRKASCHRPWEDGGSPLQGSEGGWPIIAPSPIPFSETHQVPGEMNSSEMERVAEAFVQSAIRAKEAGFDVLELHLAHGYLLHEFLSPLSNMRTDQWGGNIEGRMRYPLEIVRRVRGVWPSELPLFVRISATDWVQGGWSVEDSVTLSKKLKLLGVDLVDVSSGGIVPHAVIPVGPLFQVPLSERIRKEANISTGAVGLVSDPEEAESIVVSGKGDVVFIGRAMLRNSNWPLEASLKLNGSISPPDSYLRGWPARRG; from the coding sequence ATGTCTGAGCTTTTTCATCCAGTTTCTTTGGCCTCCATCACATTTCCTCATCGTATTTTCCTCTCTCCGATGTGCCAATATCAGGCCAAGGAAGGATATGTGACTCCCTGGCACTTTGTTCATCTCGGTGCACGAGCACAGGGCGGTGCGGCTCTTGTCATGCTCGAAGCTTCTTCCGTTAGTCCAGAAGGACGACTTTCCATGGGGGATATGGGGATATGGGAAGATAGTCAGGGGAAGGCGCTTGTCCCCCTTGTCGATCTTGTCCATTCACTGGGGGCCAAAATTGGAATCCAGCTCGCACATGGAGGAAGAAAAGCGTCTTGTCACCGACCATGGGAAGATGGAGGCAGTCCTCTTCAGGGCTCTGAAGGTGGTTGGCCCATTATCGCTCCTTCTCCGATCCCTTTTTCCGAAACCCATCAAGTTCCGGGGGAGATGAACTCTTCCGAGATGGAAAGGGTCGCGGAGGCTTTTGTCCAGTCCGCCATTCGGGCGAAGGAAGCAGGGTTTGATGTTCTTGAGCTTCATCTTGCCCATGGATATCTTCTTCACGAGTTTCTCTCTCCTTTATCGAATATGCGAACCGATCAATGGGGAGGAAACATCGAAGGGAGGATGCGTTATCCTCTTGAGATTGTCCGAAGGGTTCGGGGTGTTTGGCCATCAGAGTTACCACTTTTTGTCAGGATCTCGGCAACGGACTGGGTCCAGGGAGGGTGGTCGGTAGAAGACTCTGTCACGCTTTCTAAAAAGCTCAAGTTGTTGGGCGTTGATCTCGTTGATGTGTCAAGCGGAGGGATCGTTCCCCATGCGGTTATTCCGGTCGGACCTCTCTTCCAGGTCCCGCTTTCAGAGAGAATTCGCAAAGAGGCGAATATTTCCACAGGAGCGGTTGGTCTTGTTAGCGACCCCGAAGAGGCCGAATCGATTGTTGTTTCAGGGAAGGGAGATGTGGTTTTCATCGGGAGAGCGATGCTTCGGAATTCAAACTGGCCGCTTGAAGCCTCGTTAAAGTTGAACGGTTCCATTTCCCCACCGGACTCCTATCTGAGAGGATGGCCGGCGCGAAGGGGTTGA
- a CDS encoding CDGSH iron-sulfur domain-containing protein: MSGKSPIVRDEAAGTYYWCACGKTGSELFCDGSHSRLHTGKTPMEVTIASDRKVAWCTCKKSGNAPFCDGTHSKL; encoded by the coding sequence ATGTCAGGAAAATCCCCCATTGTCAGGGATGAGGCTGCTGGAACCTATTATTGGTGTGCATGCGGTAAAACCGGTAGCGAACTTTTTTGTGACGGAAGCCATAGCCGTCTTCATACAGGGAAAACTCCGATGGAAGTCACAATTGCGTCAGACAGAAAAGTTGCCTGGTGTACCTGCAAAAAGTCGGGGAACGCCCCTTTCTGTGACGGGACCCATTCGAAACTCTGA
- a CDS encoding DoxX family protein: MKSFFDTRPTWSAMVLRLGLAGVILPHGFGKLLGWFGGFGFSGTMGFFTHKMHIPAPLAFLVIIGESLGSVALLLGFLTRFVAVSFVMIMLGAIFLVHIQNGFFMNWYGTKAGEGYEYHLLVIAMSISLLFSGGGKASVDGIIAEKLD; the protein is encoded by the coding sequence ATGAAATCCTTTTTTGATACAAGACCAACATGGTCAGCGATGGTCCTTCGGTTGGGATTGGCCGGGGTGATCCTTCCCCACGGGTTCGGAAAACTTCTCGGATGGTTTGGCGGTTTTGGGTTTTCCGGGACGATGGGTTTTTTTACACATAAAATGCATATCCCGGCCCCATTGGCTTTTCTCGTCATCATTGGGGAGTCACTTGGAAGCGTTGCTTTGCTGCTGGGGTTCTTGACCCGATTTGTAGCGGTTTCCTTTGTCATGATCATGCTTGGTGCAATCTTTCTTGTTCACATCCAGAACGGTTTCTTCATGAACTGGTATGGAACGAAGGCTGGAGAGGGGTACGAGTATCATCTTCTCGTCATTGCGATGTCCATCTCCCTTCTTTTTAGCGGGGGAGGCAAGGCATCTGTTGATGGAATCATCGCGGAAAAACTGGATTGA
- a CDS encoding MarR family winged helix-turn-helix transcriptional regulator: MKNKGEQASGSSGRASSLRIIRPLVEAYLGFVRESDRNIRLMGLTPGQFDVIATLGDTDGMSCRELSRKTLVTKGTLTGLLDRLLSKGLISEEVSPTDRRSRIIRLSEKGDEIFRRTFDAQIHYLDPFFERALKEEEMELLRTLLLKIRDEFSKKGSNGGGKEQTRE, encoded by the coding sequence ATGAAAAACAAGGGTGAGCAAGCTTCCGGATCGTCCGGACGAGCCTCATCTCTTCGGATCATCCGGCCACTGGTTGAGGCGTATCTCGGTTTTGTGAGGGAATCCGACCGCAATATCCGTTTGATGGGGTTGACTCCCGGCCAGTTCGATGTGATCGCGACGCTTGGCGATACCGATGGAATGTCCTGTCGTGAGCTTTCAAGGAAGACGCTTGTGACAAAAGGAACACTGACAGGTCTGCTTGATCGTCTCCTTTCAAAAGGTCTGATTAGCGAGGAGGTTTCCCCGACAGACAGGAGAAGCCGGATCATCCGGCTCTCAGAGAAAGGTGACGAGATTTTCAGGAGAACCTTTGATGCCCAGATCCATTATCTGGATCCTTTTTTCGAACGGGCATTGAAGGAGGAAGAGATGGAGCTCCTCCGGACACTCCTTTTGAAGATCCGGGATGAGTTTTCGAAGAAAGGGAGCAATGGCGGGGGTAAGGAACAGACACGTGAATGA
- the tmk gene encoding dTMP kinase: MSPKGLLITFEGIDGSGKTTQASRLAAAIGPGRAILTKEPGGTPVGKTLRSMLLDPDLKIDPKAELLLFLADRAQHVQTLIRPHLEDGSIVIVDRFIDATVAYQGFGLGHPLELIASIHQRILEGLLPDRTFLFDIDPQNARDRISRRGDPKTSVENRSEEFFQRVRNGYLQTAEDHPGRFRVIDALLPQDEIAGIILADLQSLEAGMGQERSLKGKMS, encoded by the coding sequence TTGTCCCCCAAAGGCCTCTTGATCACATTCGAAGGAATTGACGGGTCCGGAAAAACGACTCAGGCTTCCCGCCTTGCAGCGGCAATTGGCCCGGGTCGAGCCATCCTGACCAAGGAACCGGGTGGAACCCCTGTCGGGAAAACACTCAGATCCATGCTCCTCGATCCCGATCTGAAGATCGATCCAAAGGCTGAACTGCTCCTTTTTCTGGCCGATCGGGCCCAACATGTCCAGACACTCATCCGCCCCCATCTCGAAGATGGCTCCATCGTCATCGTGGACCGTTTTATAGACGCAACAGTCGCCTATCAGGGCTTTGGCCTCGGCCACCCGCTCGAGCTGATCGCCTCCATTCACCAAAGGATTCTGGAAGGGTTGCTCCCCGACCGGACATTTCTTTTCGACATCGATCCCCAAAACGCCAGGGATCGGATATCCCGGAGGGGAGACCCCAAAACCTCGGTCGAGAACCGGTCAGAGGAATTTTTTCAGCGCGTCCGGAACGGCTATCTCCAGACGGCCGAAGACCACCCCGGACGTTTCAGGGTGATTGATGCCCTTCTGCCCCAGGACGAAATTGCCGGAATCATCCTTGCAGACCTTCAATCTCTCGAAGCCGGCATGGGACAGGAGCGGAGCCTGAAAGGAAAAATGTCTTGA
- a CDS encoding DNA polymerase III subunit delta' yields the protein MIIGHEKIRSRLDGLIERPEIAATFLFSGPEGVGKMLLAREWAKKILCLGGNCNQKPCESCRIFHAETQNHPDLIILSTSSEGQSGSRRSLKEEEESSTIKIDKARAFMVELSNAPLVSNRRVAIVDSAHLLTTQAANSLLKTLEEPPPATMIVLVTHLPDHLPQTIRSRCLNVSFAPLSLPEFKAVLEQIGLKTEMAPEDLYHLASGAPGQAESQCLPSRTRSLEASKRLFSAIKKPATSLFSELSVMLEDPDEDFFLNSLERYLLDLYRQEGKDPENRPFTIDPIKREMLHDKLLEIRTMSAYNIHRAMNAEEVLLEFREIFGA from the coding sequence TTGATCATCGGCCATGAAAAGATCCGGAGCCGGCTGGACGGCCTCATCGAACGGCCCGAGATCGCGGCGACATTCCTGTTCTCTGGTCCCGAAGGGGTTGGAAAGATGCTTTTGGCCCGGGAGTGGGCCAAAAAGATCCTGTGTCTCGGTGGGAATTGTAACCAAAAACCATGCGAGTCCTGCCGCATTTTTCATGCGGAAACGCAAAATCATCCTGACCTGATCATCCTTTCCACATCCTCAGAGGGACAATCCGGCTCCAGAAGATCCTTGAAAGAGGAGGAAGAATCCTCGACCATCAAGATCGACAAAGCCCGAGCCTTTATGGTCGAACTCTCGAACGCACCGCTTGTTTCCAACCGGCGTGTAGCAATTGTCGATTCGGCTCATCTATTGACGACCCAGGCAGCGAACAGTCTCCTGAAAACACTGGAGGAGCCTCCTCCTGCGACAATGATCGTCCTGGTCACACATCTTCCGGACCATCTTCCCCAAACCATACGCTCCCGCTGCCTGAATGTTTCCTTTGCCCCGCTTTCCCTCCCAGAGTTCAAGGCCGTTCTCGAACAGATCGGCCTGAAGACCGAAATGGCGCCGGAGGACCTGTACCACCTGGCATCGGGTGCGCCCGGACAGGCTGAATCCCAGTGCCTTCCATCAAGGACCCGTTCACTTGAAGCTTCAAAGCGGCTTTTTTCCGCGATCAAAAAGCCGGCAACCTCTCTTTTTTCCGAACTTTCGGTCATGCTTGAGGATCCGGATGAGGACTTCTTCCTGAACAGTCTCGAACGATACCTTCTGGATTTATACCGCCAAGAAGGAAAAGATCCTGAAAATCGGCCTTTCACAATCGACCCTATCAAGAGAGAGATGCTTCATGATAAGCTTCTTGAGATAAGGACCATGTCTGCTTACAATATCCATCGGGCAATGAATGCCGAGGAGGTACTTCTTGAGTTTCGAGAAATCTTCGGAGCCTGA
- the ricT gene encoding regulatory iron-sulfur-containing complex subunit RicT: protein MSFEKSSEPEIQNPEKDPKKYWVMTSKIKNLGPGITLWAEFEPGNPYKLNDIVIGEFSMGITPMTIVESPRILSEDLSLQLPAYKVLRKATFEDHSRIVTLRARETNLLLFVRERSNARNLGMKVVDVTGNLSATEFIIYYTAEGRVDFRELVKDIHGRFRGRHELRQISPREHAGLLGGVGPCGQGLCCSSFISEFKSVTTRQAKEIDPDLSPMKTTGMCGRLKCCLSFDPNDKLSGDWVTVDNDPMGRKNPKEKVFPLSATRRSA from the coding sequence TTGAGTTTCGAGAAATCTTCGGAGCCTGAAATCCAGAATCCTGAGAAGGATCCCAAAAAATATTGGGTCATGACTTCAAAGATCAAGAATCTTGGTCCCGGGATCACACTCTGGGCGGAGTTTGAGCCAGGAAACCCCTACAAGCTGAACGATATTGTCATCGGAGAGTTCTCAATGGGGATCACTCCCATGACAATCGTCGAAAGTCCCCGCATCCTGAGCGAAGATCTTTCTCTTCAACTTCCCGCTTATAAAGTCCTCAGGAAGGCAACATTTGAAGACCACTCCAGGATTGTCACCTTGCGCGCAAGGGAGACCAATCTGCTTCTTTTCGTCCGGGAACGCTCGAATGCCCGGAATCTTGGGATGAAAGTCGTCGATGTCACCGGCAATCTTTCCGCAACAGAGTTCATCATCTATTACACCGCGGAAGGCCGGGTGGACTTTCGGGAGCTGGTCAAGGATATCCATGGACGCTTCCGGGGCCGCCATGAGCTTCGGCAGATCAGTCCGAGGGAACACGCCGGCCTTTTGGGCGGAGTCGGTCCCTGTGGGCAAGGCCTGTGCTGCAGCAGCTTCATTTCCGAGTTCAAATCCGTCACGACGAGACAGGCCAAGGAGATCGATCCGGACCTTTCTCCCATGAAAACAACCGGGATGTGCGGGCGGCTGAAATGCTGTCTCTCCTTTGATCCGAATGACAAGCTTTCCGGTGACTGGGTCACCGTCGACAATGACCCCATGGGCCGGAAAAATCCGAAAGAAAAAGTCTTTCCTCTTTCGGCGACCCGCCGGAGCGCATGA
- the metG gene encoding methionine--tRNA ligase: MEQMNKNTHSRQGFMITTPIYYVNDIPHIGHAYTTIACDSVARTKRMEGKEVFFLTGSDEHGQKVWQSATRVNLSPQNYVDRIVGRFQDLWKTLTISNDDFIRTTEPRHQKGVSEALRVLWEKGEIYEGPYEGWYCTPDERFWTDKDVVDGLCPECRRPVDRVSEMNYFFRMGSRQSWLLDWYKSHPEAIRPEGRYNEIMGFLEKPLGDLCISRPVSRMPWGIPLPFAPDYVTYVWFDALMNYITVLQSDPFSENRIEKFWPATHVVGKDILTTHAVYWPAILNALGLDPAKLLFAHGWWTVNGEKMSKSRGNAIDPVAYAQKFGSESLRYFLLREGQFGQDADFSDTALIGRINADLANDLGNLLSRVIAMVQKFSPDGLVRPNLESHPDLLLAAGKLSQIPTLTGAFEFNKALIQLWNFIGELNRHVDSKAPWVIAKDPTRKEELDLTLHDLLEGLRLTAVYLTPFMPLTASTLFGAIGASDSISALTYEKEGQWGGLPHTVHVRTIPPLFEKRLPDGSLLPKEDSSAPKREKRPPSAGASADKEPTPPSSQPSESAIMEAISLDEFKKVQILPALVLAAEPVPKSTKLLKLRVTIGQEERTIVAGIAGSYTPESLVGKTVAILANLKPAKLMGVESQGMILAAQSGDGVSVLTFDREVSPGAQIR, encoded by the coding sequence ATGGAACAAATGAACAAGAATACCCACTCCCGACAGGGATTCATGATTACGACCCCGATCTATTACGTCAATGATATTCCCCATATTGGCCATGCCTATACGACGATTGCCTGCGACAGCGTTGCCAGGACAAAACGCATGGAAGGGAAAGAGGTCTTTTTCCTGACCGGGAGTGATGAACATGGTCAGAAAGTCTGGCAGTCCGCCACTCGCGTCAATCTTTCCCCTCAAAACTATGTCGACCGGATTGTGGGAAGATTTCAGGACCTCTGGAAAACACTGACCATCTCAAACGATGATTTTATCCGGACGACCGAACCCAGACACCAGAAAGGCGTTTCCGAAGCCCTCAGGGTTCTCTGGGAAAAAGGGGAGATTTACGAAGGCCCCTACGAAGGATGGTATTGCACCCCCGACGAACGCTTCTGGACAGACAAGGATGTCGTCGACGGCCTCTGCCCCGAATGCAGGCGGCCTGTCGACAGGGTTTCCGAAATGAACTATTTTTTCCGGATGGGCTCCCGTCAATCCTGGCTTCTGGACTGGTACAAGTCCCATCCTGAAGCAATCCGGCCCGAAGGCCGCTACAATGAAATCATGGGCTTTCTGGAAAAGCCCCTCGGTGACCTCTGCATTTCAAGACCCGTCTCACGCATGCCCTGGGGCATTCCTCTTCCCTTCGCCCCGGACTATGTGACCTATGTCTGGTTCGATGCCCTGATGAATTACATCACTGTTTTGCAATCGGATCCATTTTCTGAAAACAGGATCGAAAAGTTCTGGCCTGCGACCCATGTCGTGGGAAAAGATATCCTGACCACCCATGCGGTCTATTGGCCTGCCATCCTCAATGCCCTGGGTCTTGACCCTGCAAAACTTCTCTTTGCCCACGGCTGGTGGACCGTCAATGGAGAAAAAATGTCCAAAAGCCGCGGGAATGCCATCGATCCTGTCGCCTATGCCCAAAAATTTGGCTCGGAATCCCTCCGCTACTTTCTCCTCCGGGAAGGACAATTCGGACAGGATGCCGATTTCTCCGACACAGCCCTTATCGGTCGCATCAATGCCGATCTCGCCAATGATCTGGGCAATCTTTTATCGAGAGTCATTGCGATGGTCCAGAAATTCTCACCCGATGGTCTTGTCCGTCCGAACCTTGAAAGCCACCCGGACCTTCTCCTTGCAGCGGGCAAGCTTTCCCAGATTCCGACGCTGACCGGAGCCTTCGAATTCAACAAGGCATTGATTCAGCTCTGGAATTTCATAGGAGAGCTGAATCGCCATGTCGACAGCAAAGCTCCATGGGTCATCGCAAAGGATCCGACCAGAAAAGAGGAGCTCGACCTGACCCTTCACGATCTTCTTGAAGGACTCAGGCTCACGGCTGTCTATCTCACCCCTTTCATGCCGTTAACGGCCTCCACTCTTTTCGGAGCGATCGGGGCATCCGACAGCATCTCGGCTCTGACCTATGAAAAAGAAGGACAATGGGGAGGGCTCCCTCACACGGTACACGTCCGGACGATTCCGCCTCTCTTCGAAAAAAGGCTGCCGGACGGTTCCCTTCTCCCGAAAGAAGACTCTTCTGCGCCAAAACGGGAAAAAAGACCTCCGTCCGCAGGGGCTTCCGCTGACAAGGAACCAACTCCACCATCTTCCCAACCATCCGAGTCTGCTATTATGGAAGCCATTTCCCTGGATGAGTTCAAAAAAGTCCAGATCCTCCCGGCCCTCGTCCTGGCGGCGGAACCGGTTCCAAAATCCACGAAACTGTTAAAACTCAGGGTGACCATCGGACAAGAAGAAAGAACGATCGTTGCCGGAATCGCCGGCTCCTACACTCCGGAATCGTTGGTTGGAAAAACCGTGGCGATTCTTGCCAATCTCAAGCCGGCAAAGCTCATGGGAGTCGAATCCCAAGGAATGATTCTCGCCGCACAGTCCGGTGATGGGGTCTCCGTTTTGACCTTCGACAGGGAGGTTTCTCCGGGAGCGCAGATCCGATGA
- a CDS encoding TatD family hydrolase, translating into MTNATAFSFIDSHAHLNLLPEGYESDKTLLRAMDLGLEALVNVGTDIERSRESIELARKFGNVFATVGLHPGEAHHWSDELETELDRLASSEKVVAIGETGLDFAWPEPSREIQLEALSGQIRIAVKHDLPLVIHARDAFTDLFRILKNSPLPSRPGVFHCFTGDLDAAKKALDLGFYLSFSGIITFKNAGELRDVIASVPIDRILVETDCPYLAPVPHRGKTNEPAFIPDTLSVLVEKTALPGDLVSRTILKNTKDLFKIP; encoded by the coding sequence ATGACAAATGCGACCGCTTTTTCCTTTATCGACAGCCATGCGCACCTGAACCTGCTACCCGAAGGGTACGAATCTGACAAGACCCTCTTAAGGGCCATGGATCTAGGTCTTGAGGCACTTGTCAATGTCGGAACCGATATCGAGAGGTCAAGGGAATCGATCGAGCTCGCACGGAAGTTCGGGAATGTCTTCGCAACCGTTGGACTCCACCCGGGAGAAGCACATCATTGGTCGGATGAGCTGGAAACGGAGCTGGATCGTCTGGCCTCATCCGAAAAAGTCGTGGCGATTGGGGAAACAGGGCTGGACTTCGCCTGGCCGGAACCCTCAAGGGAGATCCAATTAGAGGCCCTTTCCGGGCAGATCAGGATTGCCGTCAAACATGACCTGCCGCTTGTGATTCACGCAAGGGATGCGTTCACGGATCTTTTCCGGATATTAAAGAACTCCCCGCTTCCTTCCCGGCCCGGAGTCTTTCACTGTTTCACCGGTGACCTTGACGCTGCAAAGAAGGCACTGGATCTGGGGTTTTACCTATCCTTTTCCGGCATCATCACTTTTAAAAACGCCGGAGAGCTGAGAGATGTAATCGCTAGCGTTCCCATCGATCGCATTCTGGTCGAAACCGATTGCCCCTATCTGGCCCCGGTTCCTCACAGGGGAAAGACCAATGAACCGGCCTTTATCCCCGATACGCTTTCCGTTCTGGTTGAAAAAACCGCTCTTCCCGGAGACCTTGTCTCCCGAACGATCCTCAAAAATACGAAAGACCTCTTCAAAATCCCCTGA
- a CDS encoding NYN domain-containing protein: MREILVDGYNLIGAQGRFRKDREILLGERDRLKKSLSVYASSLPEPARITVVFDGFPTEREGSYGTAGSVVVLFSEEEGTADAVIIRLALRHREQAIVISSDREVIDRSRMAGARVVGCREFLDRMAGRIKPRTPPGQMIHHEDSDRDDYPQRPSKKGNPRKPSKKERQNRRTLSGL; encoded by the coding sequence ATGCGGGAAATCCTGGTGGATGGGTACAACCTCATCGGAGCACAGGGACGCTTCAGAAAAGATCGGGAGATTCTTCTGGGCGAACGGGACCGGCTGAAGAAGTCCCTCTCCGTCTATGCCTCCTCATTGCCTGAGCCAGCAAGGATCACCGTTGTGTTTGACGGCTTTCCGACCGAGCGCGAGGGCAGTTACGGAACAGCGGGATCGGTTGTCGTCCTGTTTTCAGAAGAAGAAGGCACAGCCGACGCTGTCATCATACGACTGGCCCTCAGACATCGGGAGCAGGCCATAGTCATCTCGTCCGACCGGGAGGTCATTGACCGTTCGCGCATGGCGGGGGCCAGGGTCGTGGGCTGCAGGGAGTTTCTGGATCGAATGGCAGGGCGAATAAAGCCCCGGACACCTCCCGGGCAGATGATTCACCACGAAGACTCCGACCGGGACGATTATCCACAGCGGCCTTCCAAAAAAGGCAATCCACGAAAACCTTCAAAGAAAGAGCGGCAAAACAGAAGAACCCTGTCAGGGCTCTGA
- a CDS encoding amino acid permease, which yields MKPIRLKELLLTHRHPDHVLQESTSDHHRLKPSLGRWDLVLLGIGGVIGVGVFVLTGIAAATNAGPSVAISFLLGAVIATMAAFIYAEFASSVPVTGSAYLYVSLAFGEIPAFVTGWTLILTYGVGAMAVAIGWASYVDSFLRGLSIPWLPVSLTRNPFDGGYLNLPAGMILLFILAILMLGTRNSASFNNLMVFVKLGIIGLFLVLGMGHIHPANWHPFFLHGASGVIAGTMTIFFAYVGFDAITTAAEEAKTPKKDIPFGIIFALVASSILYILVSIVLTGMEPSSRLNNAAPVANALLENGIRFGETLISGGALVGLTSVLLVLLFAQSRILVIMARDGLMPPWMACVHPTRRTPVRTLSIMMILVVIPAMIFPIHAIAKLTSSGTILSFIFVSLALIRFRKIHPDREVPFRCPFFPWLPIGSIAMDLVLLASGSGKTLFLLLGWLALGLGFHGARRLMGSPGMVHSNPELMEGRLEEGSPIE from the coding sequence ATGAAACCGATCCGGCTGAAAGAGCTCCTCCTGACCCATCGCCATCCTGACCATGTCCTTCAGGAAAGCACCTCCGACCACCATCGCCTGAAGCCATCCCTTGGACGATGGGACCTTGTCCTTCTGGGGATCGGTGGAGTCATCGGTGTGGGAGTTTTTGTCCTGACGGGGATTGCTGCGGCCACCAATGCAGGGCCATCGGTGGCCATCTCCTTCCTGCTGGGGGCGGTGATCGCCACCATGGCGGCTTTTATCTATGCCGAATTTGCCTCATCTGTTCCGGTCACAGGATCGGCCTACCTATATGTATCACTCGCCTTTGGAGAGATTCCGGCCTTTGTGACAGGATGGACACTGATCCTGACTTACGGAGTCGGCGCCATGGCGGTGGCCATCGGATGGGCAAGCTACGTGGACTCCTTCCTTCGAGGACTCTCCATCCCCTGGCTTCCCGTCTCCCTGACCCGGAATCCCTTCGACGGAGGGTATCTGAACCTTCCCGCAGGGATGATCCTCCTGTTCATTCTTGCCATCCTGATGCTGGGAACCAGAAATTCCGCCTCTTTTAACAATCTGATGGTCTTTGTGAAACTCGGGATTATAGGACTCTTTCTGGTTCTGGGAATGGGCCATATCCATCCGGCGAACTGGCATCCGTTTTTTCTGCATGGAGCCTCAGGAGTCATCGCGGGAACAATGACCATTTTCTTCGCCTATGTCGGCTTCGATGCGATCACTACCGCCGCAGAGGAAGCCAAAACCCCCAAAAAAGATATCCCCTTCGGGATTATCTTCGCTTTGGTGGCCTCTTCGATCCTCTATATTCTTGTCAGTATCGTCCTGACCGGAATGGAGCCCTCGTCGAGACTCAACAATGCCGCTCCCGTCGCCAATGCGCTTCTTGAAAACGGGATCCGCTTCGGAGAGACGCTGATTTCCGGAGGGGCGCTTGTGGGACTCACAAGCGTTCTGCTGGTTCTTCTTTTTGCCCAGAGCCGGATTCTTGTCATTATGGCCCGCGACGGTTTGATGCCCCCTTGGATGGCGTGTGTCCATCCAACAAGAAGAACCCCTGTCAGGACACTTTCGATCATGATGATCCTTGTCGTGATCCCCGCCATGATCTTCCCCATCCACGCCATTGCGAAACTTACCTCCTCGGGGACGATCCTCTCCTTTATTTTTGTTTCCCTGGCGCTCATCCGCTTTCGAAAGATCCATCCGGACCGGGAGGTCCCCTTCCGATGCCCCTTCTTCCCCTGGCTTCCCATCGGCTCCATTGCCATGGACCTGGTCCTTTTGGCCTCCGGATCGGGAAAAACGCTCTTTCTGCTGCTGGGATGGCTCGCTCTGGGGCTTGGTTTTCATGGAGCGAGGCGGCTCATGGGCTCCCCGGGAATGGTCCATTCAAACCCTGAACTGATGGAGGGAAGACTTGAAGAAGGATCTCCGATAGAGTAG